A single Arachnia propionica DNA region contains:
- a CDS encoding EsaB/YukD family protein — MPSSESSPVGALLPISLSMAGDTTDISVPPNIALAELMPAIIKALRPLDPGTATRGFTIRTSDGRVLNQSESLPDQRIRPGAVLTVEPSGTNVKDQRYDDLVEAVGTAVAENSVPWEKTSSVQLSAHASAALVLLAALLLVTGSREPVLTATVGACGAVLTTLAAAVVARMPNRPGALSLGHTTPVLISCAAFAVTPGHWFSLPLAAAGIGLLAGSATLLVLPSDLRVSMTAPMTAGVSFILVGGLVGMMDIPPDRAAATTLALLVVITLSAPWVAMAQLPTTIGTSRENERIDPVRVYSRVGNARVLVISLKAGCSAAMMVLAPLMATSPTAITMLACVGLALMLATRSLRSSVEVVIGVLTGMFLTVVAAVATTTVIPDALPWTLGAIILAAVLLLAANVVSQKLRPWLTRLADVAGVLVLLGILPLAALVWGVV; from the coding sequence GATGCCGGCGATCATCAAGGCCCTGCGCCCCTTGGATCCGGGAACCGCCACCCGGGGTTTCACCATTCGAACCTCGGACGGTCGCGTCCTGAACCAGTCGGAGTCCCTCCCCGACCAGAGAATCCGTCCCGGGGCGGTTCTCACCGTGGAACCGAGCGGCACCAACGTCAAGGACCAGCGCTACGACGACCTGGTCGAGGCCGTGGGAACCGCGGTGGCCGAGAACTCCGTCCCCTGGGAGAAGACCAGTTCCGTCCAGCTTTCGGCCCACGCCTCGGCAGCCTTGGTGCTGCTGGCCGCCCTGCTCCTGGTGACGGGTTCACGGGAACCTGTCCTGACCGCGACGGTGGGCGCCTGCGGGGCGGTCCTCACCACCCTGGCCGCCGCGGTCGTGGCGCGCATGCCCAATCGCCCCGGCGCGCTGTCCCTGGGGCACACCACCCCGGTCCTGATCTCCTGCGCCGCCTTCGCGGTCACCCCGGGGCACTGGTTCTCGCTGCCGTTGGCGGCAGCCGGCATCGGTCTGCTCGCCGGTTCGGCGACGCTCCTGGTCCTTCCCTCCGACCTGCGGGTCTCCATGACCGCCCCCATGACCGCGGGTGTGTCGTTCATTCTCGTGGGCGGACTGGTCGGGATGATGGACATCCCTCCCGACAGGGCGGCCGCCACCACCCTCGCCCTGTTGGTGGTGATCACGCTCAGCGCACCCTGGGTGGCCATGGCGCAGCTGCCCACGACCATCGGCACCAGCCGGGAGAACGAGAGAATCGACCCTGTGCGGGTGTACTCCCGCGTCGGGAACGCCCGCGTGCTGGTGATATCGCTGAAGGCGGGCTGCTCGGCGGCCATGATGGTCCTGGCCCCGCTGATGGCGACCTCCCCCACGGCGATCACGATGCTGGCCTGTGTCGGGCTGGCCCTGATGCTGGCCACCCGGTCGCTGCGTTCCTCGGTCGAGGTGGTCATAGGCGTGCTCACCGGCATGTTCCTGACAGTCGTCGCCGCGGTGGCCACCACGACGGTCATTCCTGACGCCCTGCCCTGGACCCTCGGCGCGATCATCCTGGCCGCGGTGCTGCTCCTGGCAGCCAACGTGGTCTCGCAGAAGCTGCGTCCCTGGTTGACCCGGTTGGCGGATGTCGCCGGGGTCCTCGTGCTGCTGGGGATCCTGCCGCTGGCGGCACTGGTCTGGGGGGTCGTCTGA